A stretch of Vallitalea longa DNA encodes these proteins:
- a CDS encoding ABC transporter permease codes for MRKIETARAQNKVVNYAKIIMTDWRLYALLLPMIIWYLLWMYKPMGGLLIAFKNFQPNLGIGGSDFVGFSNFISLIAGPYSEQFWSAFRNTFLISLYGLIFGFPIPIILGILFSDISNVTFRNITQTFSYLPHFLSEVTITGLALTLLYHGEVNTGVIAKLLFETNLVPDGTKIIQNANYFRPLYIITGIWKEAGYSSIVYFAAIMGISPVLYEAIKVDGGNKFQEIRFVTFPGMAPTLIIMIILRIGKMLSVGYERIILLYNENTYKTADVLSSFVYRIGLEGSNQALGASAGMFNALIGFALVMGANFISRQVSETSLW; via the coding sequence ATGCGTAAAATTGAGACTGCTAGGGCGCAAAACAAAGTTGTAAATTATGCAAAGATCATTATGACTGATTGGCGTTTATATGCATTACTCTTACCAATGATAATCTGGTATCTGTTATGGATGTATAAGCCCATGGGGGGACTCCTTATTGCATTCAAGAATTTCCAGCCTAACCTTGGAATAGGTGGCAGCGATTTTGTTGGATTTTCAAACTTTATTAGTCTAATTGCAGGTCCTTATTCAGAACAATTTTGGAGTGCCTTTAGAAACACGTTTTTAATTAGTTTGTATGGGTTGATATTTGGATTTCCTATACCTATTATATTGGGAATACTCTTTAGTGACATTTCTAATGTTACCTTTAGAAATATTACTCAGACTTTTTCATATTTACCTCACTTCTTATCAGAAGTCACTATAACTGGTTTGGCATTGACTCTTCTATATCATGGAGAGGTAAATACAGGTGTAATTGCAAAATTACTGTTTGAAACTAATTTAGTACCTGATGGTACGAAAATCATCCAGAATGCAAATTATTTCAGACCTCTATACATAATCACTGGAATATGGAAAGAAGCTGGATACAGTTCAATTGTTTATTTTGCAGCTATCATGGGTATTTCACCAGTTTTATATGAAGCGATAAAAGTGGATGGAGGTAATAAGTTTCAAGAAATTAGATTCGTTACATTCCCTGGTATGGCACCTACGCTTATTATAATGATTATATTAAGAATCGGAAAAATGTTATCCGTAGGGTATGAAAGAATTATTCTATTATACAATGAGAACACTTACAAAACAGCAGATGTTCTATCGAGTTTTGTATACAGAATAGGTCTGGAAGGCAGTAATCAAGCCCTGGGAGCTTCAGCAGGTATGTTTAATGCACTTATTGGCTTTGCTCTGGTAATGGGAGCTAATTTTATCAGTAGACAAGTTTCAGAAACGTCATTATGGTAG